One part of the Candidatus Krumholzibacteriia bacterium genome encodes these proteins:
- a CDS encoding glycosyl hydrolase, producing the protein MFEPTSQRWIVIALTLLVVGLATTDADARRPQPDDPTSLEQRRAAWQQHQQMDEESLFTGLPWRNVGPIVFGGRLVDIEVHPDEPYTFYAAYASGGLWRTENNGLSFDPLFDEQSTVIMGDVAIDPRQPDVIWVGTGENNSSRSSYGGLGVFRSDDGGESWQWMGLGDTDRIGRILVDPRDSDHVLVASAGRLYTESGDRGIYLSTNGGDDWERVLEGEGMTGFIDLVRHPTEPDVIYAAAWDRLRRPHEFVEGGPGSGIYRSDDNGETWERLDGGFPEGENVGRIGLAVSADSPNTVYAYLDNQAKLPEEEWDLGGAAITAKRLRTMTREEFLRQDPDEVERFVRTNDLHPSISGEDLTEMVRNGEVTIDDLIASLEDANASLFDTDIEGPQVWRSDDRGGSWRLMHDEPIRDMVYTYGYYFGQIRVSPLDVDRVYILGVPILRSDDGGATWKGLDDRVIHVDYQAMVIDEEHHDRIMVGNDGGLAMSWDGGLTWIEVNRNPVGQFYTVHVDDAEPYNIYGGTQDNGTWKGPSTAESDDLHAWTKINGGDGFYVQTDGRDGTTYTGYQFGYYTRIDPDGSRHRVRPRNMIDEPALRYNWMTPIQLSSHNQDIVYFGANKLFRSMDKGETWTAISEDLTRTTKTGNVPFGTITTFDESTHRFGEIFVGTDDGQVWRTLDGGVSWTDIGDGLAGDRWVTRVQASTHDEARVYASLNGYRDDDMTAYVYRSDDRGDSWTSIADGLPAEPVNVIREDPQNEDVLYVGTDRGAYVSLDRGASWMALSGGIPNVPVHDLVVQPRENDLVAGTHGRSMWVLDVEPIQLLDAELREQPVHLYALEEIQARRGWRGRPSTWFHRPEEDDPTYPVRAWSRDGGAATVEILDADERVLRRFEVDLLRGVNQFEWDLRLDPDLAVAAEEARIEAEDAAADEAIERTLADRPWSEAVRLGYPLYVTAGDYTLRVIHGGETAEESLTVKAPPEWEPRMTGPLTRPGKLHP; encoded by the coding sequence GTGTTCGAACCGACTTCACAACGATGGATCGTGATCGCGCTCACACTGCTCGTCGTGGGCCTCGCGACCACCGACGCCGACGCCCGGCGGCCGCAGCCCGACGACCCGACCTCCCTCGAGCAGCGCCGGGCGGCCTGGCAGCAACACCAGCAGATGGACGAGGAGTCGCTGTTCACCGGCCTGCCGTGGCGCAACGTCGGACCGATCGTCTTCGGCGGCCGTCTCGTCGACATCGAAGTGCATCCCGACGAGCCCTACACCTTCTACGCGGCCTACGCCAGCGGCGGCCTGTGGCGCACCGAGAACAACGGACTGTCGTTCGACCCGCTGTTCGACGAGCAGTCCACCGTCATCATGGGCGACGTGGCCATCGATCCCCGGCAACCCGACGTGATCTGGGTCGGCACCGGCGAGAACAACTCGTCGCGCAGTAGCTACGGCGGACTCGGCGTGTTCCGCAGCGACGACGGCGGTGAGTCCTGGCAGTGGATGGGACTCGGCGACACCGACCGCATCGGTCGGATCCTCGTCGACCCGCGCGACTCCGACCACGTGCTCGTGGCCTCGGCCGGCCGCCTGTACACCGAGAGCGGCGACCGCGGCATCTACCTGAGCACCAACGGTGGCGACGACTGGGAGCGCGTGCTCGAGGGCGAGGGCATGACCGGCTTCATCGACCTCGTGCGCCACCCCACCGAGCCCGACGTGATCTACGCCGCGGCGTGGGACCGCCTGCGCCGACCGCACGAATTCGTCGAGGGCGGCCCCGGCAGCGGCATCTACCGCTCCGACGACAACGGCGAGACCTGGGAGCGCCTCGACGGCGGATTCCCCGAGGGCGAGAACGTCGGACGCATCGGCCTGGCCGTCAGCGCCGACTCGCCGAACACCGTCTACGCCTACCTCGACAACCAGGCCAAGCTCCCCGAGGAGGAATGGGACCTCGGCGGCGCGGCGATCACCGCCAAGCGCCTGCGCACCATGACCCGCGAGGAGTTCCTCCGGCAGGATCCCGACGAGGTCGAGCGCTTCGTCCGCACCAACGACCTACACCCGTCGATCAGCGGCGAGGACCTCACCGAGATGGTCCGCAACGGCGAGGTCACCATCGACGACCTGATCGCCTCGCTCGAGGACGCCAATGCCAGCCTGTTCGACACCGACATCGAAGGACCGCAGGTGTGGCGCAGCGACGACCGCGGCGGCTCGTGGCGCCTGATGCACGACGAGCCCATCCGCGACATGGTCTACACCTACGGCTACTACTTCGGGCAGATCCGCGTGTCGCCCCTCGACGTCGACCGCGTGTACATCCTCGGCGTGCCGATCCTGCGCAGCGACGACGGCGGTGCCACGTGGAAGGGCCTCGACGATCGCGTGATCCACGTCGACTACCAGGCCATGGTGATCGACGAGGAGCACCACGACCGCATCATGGTGGGCAACGACGGTGGCCTGGCCATGAGCTGGGACGGCGGTCTCACGTGGATCGAGGTCAATCGTAATCCCGTGGGTCAGTTCTACACCGTGCACGTCGACGACGCCGAGCCCTACAACATCTACGGCGGCACCCAGGACAACGGCACGTGGAAGGGTCCGAGCACTGCGGAGTCGGACGACCTGCACGCCTGGACCAAGATCAACGGCGGCGACGGCTTCTACGTGCAGACCGACGGCCGCGACGGCACCACCTACACCGGCTACCAGTTCGGCTACTACACGCGCATCGATCCCGACGGCAGCCGTCACCGCGTGCGGCCGCGCAACATGATCGACGAGCCGGCCCTGCGCTACAACTGGATGACCCCGATCCAGCTGTCGTCGCACAACCAGGACATCGTGTACTTCGGTGCGAACAAGCTCTTCCGCTCGATGGACAAGGGCGAGACCTGGACGGCGATCAGCGAGGACCTCACCCGCACCACGAAGACCGGCAACGTGCCCTTCGGCACCATCACCACCTTCGACGAGTCCACGCATCGCTTCGGCGAGATCTTCGTGGGCACCGACGACGGTCAGGTGTGGCGCACCCTCGACGGCGGCGTGAGCTGGACCGACATCGGCGACGGCCTGGCCGGCGACCGCTGGGTCACCCGCGTGCAGGCCAGCACCCACGACGAGGCCCGCGTGTACGCGAGCCTGAACGGCTACCGCGACGACGACATGACCGCCTACGTCTACCGCAGCGACGACCGCGGCGACTCGTGGACCTCCATCGCCGACGGCCTGCCCGCCGAACCCGTGAACGTGATCCGCGAGGATCCGCAGAACGAAGACGTCCTGTACGTCGGCACCGATCGCGGCGCCTACGTGAGCCTCGACCGCGGCGCGTCGTGGATGGCCCTCAGCGGCGGGATCCCGAACGTCCCCGTGCACGACCTGGTGGTCCAACCGCGCGAGAACGATCTCGTGGCCGGCACCCACGGCCGCAGCATGTGGGTGCTCGACGTCGAGCCGATCCAGTTGCTCGACGCCGAGCTTCGCGAGCAGCCGGTCCACCTGTACGCCCTCGAGGAGATCCAGGCCCGCCGCGGCTGGCGCGGCCGTCCGTCCACGTGGTTCCACCGCCCCGAAGAGGACGATCCCACCTACCCCGTGCGTGCCTGGTCGCGCGACGGCGGTGCGGCCACCGTCGAAATCCTCGACGCCGACGAGCGCGTGCTGCGGCGCTTCGAGGTCGACCTGCTCCGCGGCGTGAACCAGTTCGAGTGGGACCTGCGCCTCGATCCCGACCTGGCCGTCGCGGCCGAGGAGGCGCGGATCGAGGCCGAGGACGCCGCGGCCGACGAGGCGATCGAGCGCACCCTCGCCGACCGGCCGTGGTCCGAGGCCGTGCGGCTCGGCTACCCGCTGTACGTGACCGCCGGCGACTACACGCTGCGCGTGATCCACGGCGGCGAGACCGCCGAGGAGAGCCTCACCGTGAAGGCCCCACCCGAGTGGGAGCCGCGGATGACCGGACCGCTGACGCGGCCCGGCAAGCTGCACCCCTGA
- a CDS encoding thioredoxin family protein, with protein MLVRPFLVLCLVLAAAPATAAETSLDFTTAQERAAERDVPIVIDFFTDWCVYCKHFDRDLADASTGVAAALDDAVFLSIDAEKGEGIELAKKYTVTGFPTYVVVDAQGELIDRWAGYGGPEHFLTALDEAMADTRTLAAKRAAFEERPTAALAEKFASIESGTGNYDAAIALYEQAEELDSARDHAAEILQARFMKLRRGVAGYDLDAFVADARSAALTDDADPALVVMTSQMVGTMAQRAGRPELERPFLEAALRALETAGPDEVDPRSRAAIEIAGHLRITGDTQQAVAAKKSTLPEGWRDDADQLNSFAWWCFENDVDLAEAEQLARRGVELAQPGKQKAQVLDTAAEICNARGNCRDAVTLIERAIAEAPDDGYYQQQLERFQKILASTE; from the coding sequence ATGCTCGTCCGACCGTTCCTCGTTCTCTGTCTGGTCCTCGCGGCGGCCCCTGCCACCGCGGCCGAGACCTCCCTCGACTTCACCACGGCCCAGGAGCGCGCAGCCGAGCGCGACGTGCCGATCGTGATCGACTTCTTCACCGACTGGTGCGTGTACTGCAAGCACTTCGACCGCGATCTCGCCGACGCGTCGACGGGCGTGGCCGCGGCACTCGACGACGCGGTGTTCCTGTCGATCGACGCGGAGAAGGGCGAAGGCATCGAACTGGCGAAGAAATACACCGTGACCGGCTTCCCGACCTACGTGGTCGTCGATGCGCAGGGGGAGTTGATCGACCGTTGGGCCGGCTACGGCGGCCCCGAGCACTTCCTCACGGCCCTCGACGAAGCCATGGCCGACACCCGGACCCTGGCGGCGAAGCGCGCGGCCTTCGAGGAGCGGCCCACCGCGGCCCTGGCCGAGAAGTTCGCCTCGATCGAGTCGGGGACCGGCAACTACGACGCCGCGATCGCACTGTACGAGCAGGCCGAGGAACTCGACTCCGCCCGTGATCACGCCGCCGAGATCCTCCAGGCGCGGTTCATGAAGCTGCGTCGGGGTGTGGCCGGCTACGACCTCGATGCCTTCGTCGCCGATGCCCGGAGCGCCGCGCTCACCGACGACGCGGATCCCGCGCTGGTCGTCATGACGTCGCAGATGGTGGGGACGATGGCCCAGCGCGCGGGACGTCCGGAGCTCGAACGCCCCTTCCTCGAGGCAGCGCTCCGAGCCCTCGAGACAGCCGGGCCCGACGAGGTCGATCCGCGCTCGCGCGCGGCGATCGAGATCGCGGGCCACCTGCGGATCACGGGCGACACCCAGCAGGCCGTTGCGGCGAAGAAGTCGACCCTGCCCGAGGGCTGGCGCGACGACGCCGACCAGTTGAACTCCTTCGCCTGGTGGTGCTTCGAGAACGACGTCGACCTGGCCGAAGCCGAGCAACTCGCGCGTCGTGGCGTCGAGCTGGCGCAGCCGGGGAAGCAGAAGGCGCAGGTCCTCGACACCGCTGCGGAGATCTGCAACGCACGCGGGAACTGTCGCGATGCGGTCACCCTGATCGAGAGAGCGATCGCCGAGGCGCCCGACGACGGCTACTACCAGCAGCAGCTCGAGCGATTCCAGAAGATCCTCGCCTCGACCGAATGA